A genomic region of Streptomyces sp. R33 contains the following coding sequences:
- a CDS encoding type I polyketide synthase, which yields MSASYEKVVDALRKSLEEVGSLKKQNRQLLGASREPIAIVGMACRLPGGVAGPEDLWRLVSEGRDAVSSFPEDRGWDLEGLFDPDPDHAGTSSTDQGGFLHEATQFDAGFFGISPREALAMDPQQRLLLETSWEALEGAGIDPVSLKGADVGVFSGVAGQGYGGGTGAPETEGFAVTGTLSSVASGRVSYVLGLEGPAVTVDTACSSSLVAMHLAAQSLRQGECSMALAGGATVMATPGAFVEFSRQRGLAGDGRCKAFASAADGTGWAEGVGVVVLERLSVARERGHRVLAVLRGSAVNQDGASNGLTAPNGPAQQRVIRKALAGAGLSGSDVDVVEGHGTGTVLGDPIEAQALLATYGRDRDPQQPLWLGSLKSNIGHAQAAAGVAGVIKMVQAMRHGIMPPTLHVDEPTSQVDWSAGAVELLTEGREWPQNGRPRRAGVSSFGVSGTNAHVILEEAPAEAAEATEPASEKAAPVGVVPLVVSARSAASLAGQAERLAAFVERADGVSPADVAGALVSGRAVLGERAVVIAGSDEEALAGLQALARGEGAPGVVSGRATPPGKVVWVFPGQGSQWAGMGRELLDSSPVFAERIAECAAALEPWIDWSLIEVLRGEAEPELLERVDVLQPASFAVMVGLAAVWASVGVEPDAVLGHSQGEIAAACVAGALSLEDAARVVALRSQAIAEELAGRGGMASVALSADEAVARIERWADRVEVAAVNGPTSVVIAGDAEALDEALEALSADGVRVRRVAVDYASHTRHVEAIREALGEALAEVTALAPKVPFYSTVTGGWVADADVLDGGYWYRNLRGQVGFGPAVADLLTQGHGVFVEVSAHPVLVQPITETIDHIDTDPDADIVVAGTLRREDGGLRRLLASMAELFVRGVAVDWTGVLPAGSGSVRVDLPTYAFDHRHYWLQPGESATDAAALGQVTADHPLLGAVVRLPQSDGLVFTSRLSLKSHPWLADHAIGGVVLVPGTGLVELAVRAGDEAGCGVLEELVIQAPLTVPEHGGVRVQVAVGGPDQNGSRTVEVYSQREDAIGMWTRHATGLLSASTADAMAPGFDFAVWPPAGAQPVEVGDFYSGLVERGFGYGPAFQGLQAVWRRGEELFAEVALPEEQRKEAGRFGIHPALLDAALQAGTFAAGTGTEGEEPREVVLAFAWNGLVLHAAGASALRVRLAPSGSDALSVEAADETGGLVVTLDSLVSRPVSADQLEAAPDTAVADSLFGVEWTELPPADGAQPSPSWAPVANADDVAALSEDAMTGADVPDAAVLEAFGGTGEDAVLDLSSWVLGIVQAWLTGTGLEDARLVVVTRGAVPAGEGAVSDPAGAAVWGLVRAAQAENPDRIVLVDADPAFGEGVESVLGAVLAGGEPQVAVRGAALSAPRLVRVTGEVPDVPAVFGPENTVLVSGAGALGAVVARHLVTRHGVRHLVLASRRGPDAEGVEELVAELAEQGATVSVAACDVSDRDQVQALLASVPAEHPLTGVVHTAGVFDDGVIGALTPDRLARVFAPKVDAVRHLDELTRGLDLDAFVVFSSVAGVFGGGGQGNYAAANAFLDGLMAGRRAAGLPGLSLAWGLWERSLGMAAHLSNVDQARASRGGVLEITAAEGMGLFDAGLHTGHALLVPIKLDLQTLRTQAAADGTVPHLLRGLVRVGRQQARAAAAGEGGLVRRLAGLGAAEQEALLLDLVRTQVAVVLGHAGPEGVRAEAAFKDAGFDSLTSVELRNRLREATGLKLPATLVFDYPTPMSLARHLQDEFGDVAPLAAPSAAPTAPAAPAALVADADEPMAIVGMACRLPGGVVGPEDLWRLVSEGRDAVSSFPEDRGWDLEGLFDPDPDNAGTSYTSKGGFLERAGLFDAGFFGISPREALAMDPQQRLLLETSWEALEGAGIDPVSLKGADVGVFSGVSGQGYGVGAVAPELEGFAVTGSVSSVASGRVSYVLGLEGPAVTVDTACSSSLVAMHLAAQSLRQGECSMALAGGAMVMASPAGFTAFSRQRGLAGDGRCKAYADGADGTVLSEGVGVVVLERLSVARERGHRVLAVLRGSAVNQDGASNGLTAPNGPSQQRVIRKALAGAGLSPSDVDVVEGHGTGTALGDPIEAQALLATYGRDRDPQQPLWLGSLKSNIGHAQAAAGVAGVIKMVQALRHEVMPPTLYAQEPSTQVDWSAGAVELLTEAREWPRSGRPRRAGVSSFGISGTNAHLILEEAPEAPVPAAEGTRQTPAPTGAMPLVVSARSTGSLAGQAGRLASYLESADGVSLADVAGALVSGRTVFGERAVVVADSADKALAGIQALARGTSAAGVVVGSAGSGMPGRVVWVFPGQGSQWAGMGRELLDSSAVFAERIAECAAALEPWIDWSLVEVLRGEAEPELLERVDVLQPASFAVMVGLAAVWESVGVKPDAVLGHSQGEIAAACVAGALSLEDAARVVALRSQAIAKELAGRGGMASVALSADEALVRLAPWADRVEVAAVNGPTSVVIAGDAEALDEALEALAGEGVRLRRVAVDYASHTRHVEAIREALGEALAEVTALAPKVPFYSTVTGGWVADADVLDGGYWYRNLRGQVGFGPAVADLLEQGHGVFVEVSAHPVLVQPVTETVDDTDSDAGVIVIGSLRREEGGLRRLLASMAELFVRGVDVDWARILPAGATPGRVDLPTYAFDQQHYWLQAAESATDAASLGLAGSDHPLLGAVVRLPQSDGLVFTSRLSLKSHPWLADHAIGGVVLLPGTGLVELAVRAGDEAGCGVLEELVIQAPLAVPEHGGVRVQVAVGGPDENGSRTVEVYSQREDAAGQGGDDVWTRHATGVLSATAQPGGNGFDFAAWPPAGAQPVEVGNLYGDLIERGFGYGPAFQGVRAVWRRGEEVFAEVALPEEQRKEAGRFGIHPALLDAALQAGTAGAAAGTAAEEPREAVLAFAWNGLVLHAAGASALRVRVAPSGPDAMSVEAADETGRLVVTMGSLVSRPVSADQLEAAAGDESRDSLFRVEWTELPPVEGAEPSPSWAPVANADDVAALSEDAISGAEVPAAAVLEAVGIDGEDAVLDLSSWVLGIVQAWLTGTGLEDSRLVVVTRGAVPAGDGAVTDPAGSAVWGLVRAAQAEHPDRIVLVDTDPASGDGVESVLGAVLAGGEPQVAVRGAALSVPRLVRVTEQAPDGPAVFGPEGTVLVTGAGALGALLARHVVTRQGVRHLVLASRRGPQAEGTEELVAELAEQGAAVTVVACDVSDRGQVQALLASVPAEHPLTGVVHTAGVFDAGVIGALTPDRLATVFAPKVDAVRHLDELTRGLDLDAFIVYSSAASVFMGAGSGGYAAANAFLDGLMARRRAAGLPGLSLAWGPWDQATGLAETMDDLTLTQMSRREGRGGVMALKPVEGMELFGAAVGSGQALLVPVKLDLRGVRADAVAGGGVPHLLRGLVRLGRQQAQAAGVGGDERRQLSDRLAGLGAAEQEALLLDLVRTQVAVVLGHAGPESVRAETAFKDAGFDSLTSVELRNRMREATGLKLPATLVFDYPTPMELARHLGDELAVDKASPADPVLAGLAGLDAAIESAASDEEARDRITVRLRELLKAAEAAGGSDGTAGTADASDEDLETASDEDLFAIFDGLN from the coding sequence GTGAGTGCATCCTACGAGAAGGTCGTCGACGCGCTACGGAAGTCGCTGGAAGAGGTCGGCTCGCTGAAGAAGCAGAACCGCCAGCTCCTCGGCGCTTCCCGCGAGCCGATAGCGATCGTGGGTATGGCGTGCCGTCTGCCGGGTGGCGTGGCGGGTCCGGAGGACCTGTGGCGGCTCGTGTCGGAGGGCCGGGACGCGGTCTCGTCCTTCCCCGAGGACCGCGGCTGGGACCTGGAGGGCCTGTTCGACCCGGACCCCGACCATGCGGGTACCTCCTCCACCGACCAGGGCGGATTCCTCCACGAGGCCACCCAGTTCGATGCGGGCTTCTTCGGTATCTCGCCGCGTGAGGCGCTGGCGATGGACCCGCAGCAGCGGCTGCTGCTGGAGACCTCGTGGGAGGCACTGGAGGGCGCGGGCATCGACCCGGTCTCGCTGAAGGGCGCCGACGTCGGCGTGTTCTCGGGCGTGGCCGGCCAGGGCTACGGCGGCGGTACGGGCGCACCGGAGACCGAGGGCTTCGCGGTCACGGGCACGCTGTCGAGCGTGGCGTCGGGCCGTGTGTCGTACGTGCTCGGCCTGGAGGGTCCTGCGGTGACGGTGGACACGGCGTGCTCTTCGTCGCTCGTGGCGATGCACCTGGCGGCGCAGTCGCTGCGGCAGGGCGAGTGCTCGATGGCGCTCGCCGGCGGCGCGACGGTCATGGCCACGCCCGGCGCCTTCGTGGAGTTCTCCCGGCAGCGCGGCCTGGCCGGGGACGGCCGGTGCAAGGCGTTCGCCTCGGCGGCCGACGGCACGGGCTGGGCCGAGGGTGTCGGCGTCGTCGTACTGGAGCGGCTGTCGGTGGCGCGCGAGCGCGGGCACCGGGTGCTGGCGGTGCTGCGCGGCAGTGCGGTGAACCAGGACGGTGCGTCGAACGGTCTGACGGCGCCGAACGGTCCTGCGCAGCAGCGGGTGATCCGCAAGGCCCTGGCCGGCGCCGGGCTTTCCGGATCCGATGTGGATGTGGTGGAGGGCCACGGCACGGGTACCGTGCTGGGTGACCCGATCGAGGCGCAGGCGCTCCTGGCGACGTACGGGCGGGACCGGGATCCGCAGCAGCCGCTGTGGCTGGGTTCGCTGAAGTCGAACATCGGCCATGCGCAGGCTGCCGCGGGTGTCGCGGGTGTCATCAAGATGGTGCAGGCGATGCGCCACGGCATCATGCCCCCCACGCTCCACGTGGACGAGCCCACGAGCCAGGTGGACTGGTCCGCGGGTGCGGTGGAACTGCTGACCGAAGGCCGCGAGTGGCCGCAGAACGGTCGGCCGCGCCGGGCCGGCGTGTCGTCCTTCGGCGTCAGCGGAACGAACGCGCACGTGATCCTGGAGGAGGCGCCCGCGGAGGCCGCGGAGGCCACGGAGCCCGCCTCCGAGAAGGCGGCGCCCGTGGGTGTGGTGCCGTTGGTGGTGTCGGCGCGGAGCGCCGCCTCGCTCGCGGGTCAGGCTGAGCGGCTGGCTGCGTTCGTCGAGCGCGCCGACGGGGTCTCGCCGGCGGACGTGGCGGGAGCGCTGGTGTCGGGCCGTGCGGTGCTGGGCGAGCGCGCCGTGGTCATCGCGGGTTCGGACGAGGAGGCGCTGGCCGGTCTGCAGGCGCTGGCGCGGGGTGAAGGCGCGCCCGGTGTGGTGTCCGGGCGTGCGACTCCTCCGGGCAAGGTCGTGTGGGTGTTCCCGGGTCAGGGCTCGCAGTGGGCGGGTATGGGCCGTGAACTCCTGGACTCCTCGCCGGTGTTCGCGGAGCGGATCGCGGAGTGCGCTGCCGCGCTGGAGCCGTGGATCGACTGGTCGCTGATCGAGGTGCTGCGCGGGGAGGCCGAGCCCGAGCTCCTGGAGCGGGTGGACGTCCTCCAGCCGGCGAGCTTCGCGGTCATGGTGGGTCTGGCGGCCGTATGGGCGTCCGTGGGCGTGGAGCCCGATGCGGTGCTCGGGCATTCGCAGGGTGAGATCGCCGCCGCGTGTGTGGCGGGTGCGCTGTCCCTGGAGGATGCGGCGCGTGTGGTGGCGCTGCGCAGCCAGGCGATTGCCGAGGAGCTGGCCGGCCGGGGCGGTATGGCTTCGGTCGCGCTGAGCGCGGACGAGGCGGTCGCGCGGATCGAGCGTTGGGCGGACCGGGTCGAGGTGGCCGCGGTCAACGGGCCGACCTCCGTGGTCATCGCCGGTGACGCCGAGGCGCTGGACGAAGCCCTGGAGGCTCTCTCCGCGGACGGCGTGCGCGTGCGTCGGGTTGCCGTGGACTACGCGTCGCACACGCGGCACGTGGAGGCGATCCGCGAGGCGCTCGGTGAGGCGTTGGCCGAGGTGACCGCTCTGGCGCCGAAGGTGCCGTTCTACTCCACCGTGACCGGCGGCTGGGTGGCCGACGCCGACGTCCTCGACGGCGGGTACTGGTACCGGAACCTGCGCGGCCAGGTGGGCTTCGGCCCTGCCGTCGCGGACCTCCTCACCCAGGGCCACGGCGTGTTCGTCGAGGTCAGCGCCCACCCGGTGCTGGTCCAGCCGATCACCGAGACCATCGACCACATCGACACCGACCCTGACGCCGACATCGTCGTGGCCGGCACGCTGCGCCGCGAGGACGGCGGCCTGCGACGGCTCCTCGCCTCGATGGCCGAGCTGTTCGTCCGCGGCGTGGCCGTGGACTGGACCGGTGTCCTGCCTGCCGGGTCCGGATCCGTACGCGTGGACCTGCCGACGTACGCCTTCGACCACCGGCACTACTGGCTCCAGCCGGGCGAGTCGGCCACCGACGCGGCAGCGCTCGGACAGGTGACGGCTGATCACCCGCTGCTGGGCGCCGTGGTGCGGCTGCCGCAGTCCGACGGGCTGGTGTTCACCTCGCGACTGTCTTTGAAGTCGCACCCGTGGCTGGCCGATCACGCGATCGGCGGTGTGGTGCTCGTGCCGGGTACCGGGCTGGTGGAGCTCGCGGTGCGGGCCGGTGACGAGGCCGGCTGCGGCGTGCTCGAAGAGCTCGTGATCCAGGCGCCGTTGACGGTGCCCGAGCACGGCGGTGTACGGGTTCAGGTCGCCGTCGGCGGACCGGACCAGAACGGCTCGCGAACCGTGGAGGTCTACTCCCAGCGCGAAGACGCCATCGGCATGTGGACGCGACACGCCACCGGACTGCTGTCCGCCTCGACGGCGGACGCGATGGCGCCGGGATTCGACTTCGCGGTCTGGCCGCCGGCCGGCGCGCAGCCGGTCGAGGTCGGGGACTTCTACTCCGGCCTGGTCGAGCGCGGCTTCGGTTACGGGCCGGCCTTCCAGGGCCTGCAGGCGGTGTGGCGGCGCGGCGAGGAGCTCTTCGCCGAGGTGGCCCTGCCCGAGGAGCAGCGCAAGGAGGCCGGCCGGTTCGGCATCCACCCGGCGCTGCTGGACGCGGCCCTGCAGGCCGGGACCTTCGCCGCCGGGACGGGTACGGAGGGAGAGGAACCCCGGGAGGTGGTCCTGGCCTTCGCGTGGAACGGGCTGGTGCTGCACGCCGCGGGTGCCTCCGCACTGCGCGTACGGCTGGCGCCGTCCGGCTCGGACGCGCTGTCGGTCGAGGCGGCCGACGAGACCGGTGGCCTCGTGGTGACGCTGGATTCGCTGGTCTCCCGGCCGGTGTCCGCCGACCAGCTGGAGGCTGCGCCGGACACGGCGGTCGCCGACTCCCTGTTCGGCGTGGAGTGGACCGAGCTGCCCCCGGCCGATGGGGCGCAGCCCTCTCCGTCGTGGGCGCCGGTGGCCAATGCCGACGATGTGGCGGCCCTGTCCGAGGACGCGATGACGGGTGCCGACGTGCCGGACGCGGCGGTCCTGGAAGCCTTCGGTGGTACCGGCGAGGACGCGGTCCTGGACCTGTCCTCCTGGGTGCTCGGCATCGTGCAGGCCTGGCTGACCGGCACAGGCCTGGAGGATGCGCGGCTCGTCGTCGTGACGCGTGGCGCGGTCCCCGCCGGTGAGGGCGCGGTGTCCGACCCGGCCGGAGCGGCGGTGTGGGGTCTGGTGCGTGCCGCTCAGGCGGAGAACCCCGACCGGATCGTCCTGGTCGATGCCGACCCGGCCTTCGGCGAGGGAGTGGAATCCGTACTCGGTGCGGTCCTGGCCGGTGGTGAGCCGCAGGTCGCGGTCCGCGGAGCGGCCCTCTCCGCACCCCGGCTCGTCCGGGTCACCGGTGAGGTCCCGGACGTCCCGGCGGTGTTCGGGCCGGAGAACACCGTCCTGGTCTCGGGCGCCGGGGCGTTGGGCGCTGTGGTGGCCCGCCACCTGGTGACCCGGCACGGCGTGCGGCACCTGGTGCTGGCCAGCCGTCGGGGCCCCGATGCCGAAGGTGTGGAAGAGCTGGTCGCCGAGCTCGCGGAGCAGGGTGCCACGGTCTCGGTGGCGGCCTGTGACGTGTCCGACCGTGACCAGGTGCAGGCCCTGCTGGCCTCGGTGCCGGCCGAGCACCCCCTGACCGGTGTCGTGCACACCGCGGGTGTGTTCGACGACGGTGTGATCGGGGCGCTGACCCCGGACCGGCTGGCGAGGGTGTTCGCACCGAAGGTCGACGCGGTCCGGCACCTCGATGAGCTGACCCGCGGTCTGGACCTCGATGCGTTCGTCGTGTTCTCGTCCGTCGCGGGTGTGTTCGGTGGCGGTGGCCAGGGCAACTACGCGGCGGCCAACGCCTTCCTGGACGGGCTGATGGCCGGTCGCCGGGCGGCGGGTCTGCCCGGGCTGTCGCTGGCGTGGGGCCTGTGGGAGCGGTCCCTCGGCATGGCAGCCCATCTCAGCAACGTCGACCAGGCGCGTGCGAGCCGTGGTGGTGTGCTGGAGATCACGGCCGCCGAGGGCATGGGCCTGTTCGACGCCGGCCTGCACACGGGTCACGCGCTGCTGGTGCCGATCAAGCTGGACCTGCAGACGCTGCGCACCCAGGCCGCAGCCGACGGAACCGTCCCGCACCTGCTGCGCGGCCTGGTACGGGTGGGCCGTCAGCAGGCGCGGGCGGCAGCCGCCGGGGAAGGCGGGCTGGTCCGCCGGCTGGCCGGGCTCGGTGCGGCAGAGCAGGAGGCACTGCTCCTTGACCTGGTGCGTACTCAGGTCGCGGTCGTGCTCGGGCACGCCGGACCGGAGGGCGTCCGCGCGGAGGCGGCGTTCAAGGACGCCGGGTTCGACTCGCTCACCTCGGTAGAGCTGCGCAACCGGCTGCGTGAGGCGACCGGTCTGAAACTTCCGGCCACGCTGGTCTTCGACTACCCCACCCCGATGTCCCTGGCCCGCCACCTGCAGGACGAGTTCGGCGACGTGGCGCCCTTGGCGGCGCCGTCGGCAGCACCGACAGCACCGGCAGCACCGGCGGCCCTGGTGGCCGATGCGGATGAGCCGATGGCGATCGTGGGTATGGCGTGCCGTCTGCCGGGTGGCGTGGTGGGTCCGGAGGACCTGTGGCGGCTCGTGTCGGAGGGCCGGGACGCGGTGTCGTCCTTCCCCGAGGACCGTGGCTGGGACCTGGAGGGCCTGTTCGATCCGGATCCCGACAACGCGGGTACCTCGTACACCAGCAAGGGCGGATTCCTCGAGCGCGCGGGCCTTTTCGACGCGGGGTTCTTCGGTATCTCGCCGCGTGAGGCGCTGGCGATGGACCCGCAGCAGCGGCTGCTGCTGGAGACCTCGTGGGAGGCACTGGAGGGCGCGGGCATCGACCCGGTCTCGCTGAAGGGCGCCGACGTCGGCGTGTTCTCCGGGGTGTCCGGGCAGGGCTACGGAGTCGGCGCCGTCGCACCGGAGCTGGAGGGCTTCGCCGTCACGGGGTCCGTGTCGAGCGTGGCGTCGGGCCGTGTGTCGTACGTGCTCGGGCTCGAGGGTCCGGCGGTGACGGTGGACACGGCGTGCTCGTCGTCGCTGGTGGCGATGCACCTGGCGGCGCAGTCGCTGCGGCAGGGCGAGTGCTCGATGGCGCTCGCCGGCGGTGCCATGGTGATGGCGTCGCCCGCAGGCTTCACGGCGTTCTCCCGGCAGCGCGGCCTGGCCGGGGACGGCCGGTGCAAGGCGTACGCGGACGGCGCGGACGGCACGGTGCTGTCCGAGGGCGTCGGTGTGGTGGTGCTGGAGCGGCTGTCGGTCGCGCGTGAGCGCGGCCACCGGGTGCTGGCCGTACTGCGCGGCAGCGCCGTCAACCAGGACGGTGCGTCGAACGGTCTGACGGCGCCGAACGGTCCCTCGCAGCAGCGGGTGATCCGCAAGGCCCTGGCCGGCGCCGGGCTCTCCCCGTCCGACGTGGACGTGGTCGAGGGACACGGCACGGGCACGGCCCTGGGCGACCCGATCGAGGCGCAGGCGCTGCTCGCCACGTACGGGCGGGACCGGGATCCGCAGCAGCCGCTGTGGCTGGGTTCACTGAAGTCGAACATCGGCCACGCGCAGGCTGCCGCGGGTGTCGCGGGCGTGATCAAGATGGTGCAGGCGCTGCGGCACGAGGTCATGCCTCCGACGCTGTATGCGCAGGAGCCCTCGACCCAGGTGGACTGGTCCGCGGGTGCGGTGGAGCTGCTGACGGAGGCGCGGGAGTGGCCGCGCAGCGGCCGGCCGCGCCGGGCGGGTGTGTCCTCGTTCGGCATCAGCGGAACGAACGCGCACCTGATCCTGGAAGAAGCGCCCGAGGCACCCGTGCCGGCTGCCGAAGGGACTCGGCAGACCCCGGCGCCCACCGGGGCGATGCCGCTGGTGGTGTCGGCCCGGAGCACCGGTTCCCTCGCGGGTCAGGCCGGCCGGCTGGCGTCGTACCTGGAGTCTGCCGACGGGGTGTCGCTGGCGGACGTGGCCGGGGCGCTGGTGTCGGGCCGTACGGTCTTCGGCGAGCGTGCGGTCGTGGTGGCCGACTCCGCCGACAAGGCGCTGGCCGGAATCCAGGCGCTGGCGCGCGGCACGAGTGCTGCCGGTGTCGTGGTCGGCAGTGCCGGTTCGGGCATGCCGGGCAGGGTCGTGTGGGTGTTCCCGGGTCAGGGCTCGCAGTGGGCGGGTATGGGCCGTGAACTCCTGGACTCTTCTGCGGTGTTCGCGGAGCGGATCGCGGAGTGCGCTGCCGCTCTCGAGCCGTGGATCGACTGGTCGCTGGTCGAGGTGCTGCGCGGCGAGGCCGAGCCCGAGCTGTTGGAGCGGGTCGATGTCCTTCAGCCGGCGAGCTTCGCGGTGATGGTGGGTCTGGCGGCGGTCTGGGAGTCGGTCGGGGTCAAGCCCGATGCGGTGCTCGGGCATTCGCAGGGTGAGATCGCCGCCGCGTGTGTGGCGGGTGCGCTTTCGCTGGAGGACGCGGCGCGTGTGGTGGCGCTGCGCAGCCAGGCCATCGCCAAGGAGCTGGCCGGCCGGGGCGGTATGGCGTCGGTCGCGCTCAGCGCGGACGAGGCACTCGTACGGCTGGCTCCGTGGGCGGACCGGGTCGAGGTGGCCGCGGTCAACGGGCCGACCTCCGTGGTGATCGCCGGTGACGCCGAGGCACTGGACGAAGCCCTGGAAGCGCTGGCGGGTGAAGGCGTCCGGCTGCGCCGGGTCGCGGTGGACTACGCGTCGCACACGCGGCACGTGGAGGCGATCCGCGAGGCGCTCGGTGAGGCGTTGGCCGAGGTGACCGCTCTGGCGCCGAAGGTGCCGTTCTACTCCACCGTCACCGGCGGCTGGGTGGCCGACGCCGATGTCCTGGACGGCGGGTACTGGTACCGGAACCTGCGCGGGCAGGTGGGCTTCGGCCCGGCCGTGGCCGATCTGCTCGAGCAGGGCCACGGCGTGTTCGTGGAGGTCAGTGCCCACCCGGTGCTCGTCCAGCCCGTCACCGAGACCGTCGACGACACCGACAGCGACGCCGGTGTGATCGTGATCGGTTCGCTGCGCCGCGAGGAGGGCGGCCTGCGGCGGCTGCTGGCCTCGATGGCCGAACTGTTCGTCCGCGGGGTGGACGTGGACTGGGCCCGGATTCTGCCCGCCGGGGCGACGCCCGGACGCGTGGACCTCCCGACCTACGCCTTCGACCAGCAGCACTACTGGCTCCAGGCGGCCGAGTCGGCCACCGACGCGGCGTCGCTGGGCCTCGCCGGGTCCGATCACCCGCTGCTGGGCGCCGTGGTGCGGCTGCCGCAGTCCGACGGGTTGGTGTTCACCTCGCGGCTGTCGCTGAAGTCGCACCCGTGGCTGGCCGATCACGCGATCGGCGGTGTGGTGCTCCTTCCGGGTACCGGGTTGGTGGAGCTCGCGGTGCGGGCCGGTGACGAGGCCGGCTGCGGCGTGCTCGAAGAGCTCGTGATCCAGGCGCCGTTGGCGGTGCCCGAGCACGGCGGTGTACGGGTCCAGGTCGCCGTCGGCGGACCGGACGAGAACGGCTCGCGGACCGTGGAGGTCTACTCCCAGCGCGAAGACGCTGCGGGTCAGGGCGGCGACGACGTGTGGACGCGGCACGCCACCGGCGTGCTCTCGGCCACGGCCCAGCCGGGCGGCAACGGGTTCGACTTCGCGGCCTGGCCGCCGGCCGGCGCGCAGCCGGTCGAGGTCGGAAACCTCTACGGCGACCTGATCGAGCGCGGCTTCGGTTACGGGCCGGCGTTCCAGGGCGTCCGGGCGGTGTGGCGGCGCGGCGAGGAGGTCTTCGCCGAGGTGGCCCTGCCCGAGGAGCAGCGCAAGGAGGCCGGCAGGTTCGGCATCCACCCGGCGCTGCTGGACGCGGCCCTGCAGGCCGGGACCGCCGGTGCTGCGGCGGGCACCGCAGCGGAGGAACCCCGCGAGGCCGTGCTGGCGTTCGCGTGGAACGGGCTGGTGCTGCACGCCGCGGGTGCCTCCGCACTGCGGGTGCGGGTCGCGCCGTCCGGCCCGGACGCGATGTCGGTCGAGGCGGCCGACGAGACCGGTCGCCTGGTGGTGACGATGGGCTCGCTGGTCTCGCGGCCGGTCTCCGCCGACCAGCTGGAGGCTGCGGCAGGGGACGAGAGCCGCGACTCGCTGTTCCGCGTGGAGTGGACGGAGCTGCCCCCGGTCGAGGGAGCGGAGCCCTCGCCGTCGTGGGCGCCGGTGGCCAATGCCGACGATGTGGCAGCGCTGTCCGAGGACGCGATATCGGGTGCCGAGGTGCCGGCGGCTGCGGTCCTGGAAGCCGTCGGTATCGACGGCGAGGACGCGGTCCTGGACCTGTCCTCCTGGGTGCTCGGCATCGTGCAGGCGTGGCTGACCGGGACCGGGCTCGAGGACTCGCGCCTGGTGGTCGTGACCCGCGGCGCGGTCCCCGCCGGAGACGGCGCGGTCACCGACCCGGCCGGATCGGCCGTGTGGGGTCTGGTGCGCGCCGCCCAGGCGGAGCACCCCGACCGGATCGTCCTGGTCGACACCGACCCGGCCTCCGGCGACGGAGTGGAATCCGTACTCGGTGCGGTGCTGGCCGGCGGCGAGCCGCAGGTCGCCGTGCGCGGAGCGGCCCTCTCCGTACCGCGGCTCGTCCGGGTCACCGAGCAGGCTCCGGATGGTCCGGCAGTGTTCGGACCGGAAGGCACGGTCCTGGTCACGGGCGCCGGTGCGTTGGGTGCGCTGCTGGCCCGGCACGTGGTCACCCGGCAGGGAGTGCGGCACCTCGTGCTGGCCAGCCGGCGCGGTCCGCAGGCCGAGGGGACGGAAGAGCTCGTCGCCGAACTCGCGGAGCAGGGCGCGGCGGTCACGGTGGTGGCCTGTGACGTGTCCGACCGCGGCCAGGTGCAGGCCCTGCTGGCCTCGGTACCGGCCGAGCACCCCCTGACCGGAGTGGTGCACACGGCCGGTGTGTTCGACGCCGGAGTGATCGGGGCGCTGACCCCGGACCGGCTGGCGACGGTGTTCGCACCGAAGGTCGACGCGGTGCGCCACCTGGACGAACTGACCCGCGGCCTGGACCTCGACGCCTTCATCGTCTACTCCTCCGCAGCGTCAGTCTTTATGGGAGCTGGTAGTGGCGGCTACGCCGCGGCCAATGCTTTCCTGGACGGGTTGATGGCCCGTCGTCGGGCGGCCGGCCTGCCGGGTCTGTCACTGGCCTGGGGCCCGTGGGATCAGGCCACCGGACTGGCGGAAACCATGGACGACCTGACCCTGACTCAGATGAGTCGGCGTGAAGGACGTGGGGGAGTCATGGCGCTCAAGCCCGTGGAGGGGATGGAGCTGTTCGGTGCGGCCGTGGGGTCCGGGCAGGCGCTGCTGGTGCCGGTCAAGCTGGACCTGCGGGGCGTGCGAGCAGACGCGGTGGCCGGTGGCGGCGTCCCGCATCTGCTGCGCGGCCTGGTACGGCTGGGCCGCCAGCAGGCGCAGGCGGCGGGTGTCGGCGGCGACGAGCGCCGGCAGCTGTCCGACCGGCTTGCCGGGCTCGGTGCGGCAGAGCAGGAGGCACTGCTTCTTGACCTGGTGCGTACTCAGGTCGCGGTCGTGCTCGGGCACGCCGGACCGGAGAGCGTCCGGGCGGAGACGGCGTTCAAGGACGCCGGATTCGATTCGCTCACCTCGGTGGAGCTGCGCAACCGGATGCGTGAGGCCACCGGCCTGAAGCTTCCGGCCACGCTGGTCTTCGACTACCCCACCCCGATGGAGCTCGCCCGCCACCTGGGTGACGAGCTCGCGGTCGACAAGGCGTCCCCCGCCGATCCGGTGCTGGCCGGTCTCGCCGGCCTGGACGCGGCGATCGAGTCCGCGGCATCCGATGAGGAGGCCCGCGACCGGATCACCGTCCGCCTGCGGGAACTGCTGAAGGCCGCAGAGGCGGCGGGAGGCTCCGACGGGACCGCGGGGACGGCGGACGCATCCGACGAGGATCTCGAAACGGCCAGTGACGAGGACCTGTTCGCGATCTTCGACGGGCTCAACTGA